GTGTTGTTGGCCTGTTTTCACAGCGAGGCTATAACATCGAGTCTCTCAATGTCTCACCTACCGATGATGAAACACTTTCACGCCTTAATATCACGACGACGTCTGATGAAATGCAGCTTGAGCAAATTCAAAAACAGCTTAACAAGTTAATTGATGTTCTCAAGGTGCAAGAGGTTACCGAGTTTGAGCATATTGAGCGTGAATTGATGATGGTTAAAGTCAAGGCCAGTGGTTTATCCAGAGCAGAAGTCAAACGAACGGCTGATATTTTTCGAGGCCAAATTGTTGATGTGACTGCCACTCAATATACCGTGCAATTGGCTGGTACGAGTGAAAAGCTCGATGCGTTTATTCAAGCTATCTCAGAAGTGACGGAAGTCGTCGAAGTTGCTCGCAGTGGCGTAGTTGGTATTGCCCGTGGCGAACGTAGCCTGAAGTATTAGACGGTTTACGATGAGCAATTGAGGACGTTGGCTCGTTATTTTTCTTTGTTACAACGTGAGACTGAAACCGGAGCATTTCTGGTTTCAATCTCAGCCAAATCACAATTAAACCGCTTCTATGGCAGTTTCGATGCTTTGCATAGAGCTTAACAGGTGTTTATCCAGCAGCTCAATCGCTTCATCACTGTTTTTAGCCAGTACGAGCTTCATGATCATTTCATGTTCATCAATATTGAACAATGTGTCATGTTCTGAAGTGAGTGTTTGCATCGCAAAGTAGCGGTAGCGTTTTATTTGATTGATCAAGTCACTAAAGAATTCAAACATGTTTCTAGAGTCTGCACCTTCCAATAAAGAAACATGGAACTGGTAATGACGCTCTTCCCACTCTTGCCAGCAAAACGAATCATTCACATTGAGGCGGGAAAGCTTGTGGTAAGACGTCAATACATCCAACTCCCAGCTTTCATCACCAGCTAAGATGGCCTTTTTTAGTAATACAGAAGAAACAACACGAAGGCTTTCATAAAGATCGTTGAGTTCCTTCTTACATACAGGAGCGACCCAACAGCCTTTTTGTGGCTCAAGGTGGACGTATTTGCTCCAAGAAAGCTGCACAAGAGCTTCACGAATAGGAGAAGCTCCTACATTGTATTTTTCTTTAAGGTCAGCGACGACAAGCTTCTGACCTGGTTTAAGCACACCTGTCAGAATATCTTGACAGATCATTTTTGATACTTTGTCGGTAAGAGTTGGACTGGACACAGTAACCTCATGGAATTGTTGGCTTGATGACAATTAAACGGTACATAGTTCTGATTTGTTTGATAATACAGCGTACTGATTATGAGGGCAAGATAAAATATATAAAAAAAGAGGGCCATAGCCCTCTTTTTTATGTAACGTAAGGTAAATACATTCAGTCTTATAGAACGTGAACAGAAGCGGTGTTGGTTGTGCCCGATGCAACCAATGCACCGGAAACCATAACTACGATGTCACCTTTATTACCAAGACCCGACTCTAGAGCCAGATCTTTACCTGCTAGGTAGAATGCATCCGTACTTTCGATAGAATCGACAACGACTGGTGTCACACCTTTAGTAAGAACAAGCTGAGCTGCTGTCTTAGT
This window of the Vibrio azureus genome carries:
- the ilvN gene encoding acetolactate synthase small subunit, producing MRHIISLLLENQPGALSRVVGLFSQRGYNIESLNVSPTDDETLSRLNITTTSDEMQLEQIQKQLNKLIDVLKVQEVTEFEHIERELMMVKVKASGLSRAEVKRTADIFRGQIVDVTATQYTVQLAGTSEKLDAFIQAISEVTEVVEVARSGVVGIARGERSLKY
- a CDS encoding GntR family transcriptional regulator, translating into MSSPTLTDKVSKMICQDILTGVLKPGQKLVVADLKEKYNVGASPIREALVQLSWSKYVHLEPQKGCWVAPVCKKELNDLYESLRVVSSVLLKKAILAGDESWELDVLTSYHKLSRLNVNDSFCWQEWEERHYQFHVSLLEGADSRNMFEFFSDLINQIKRYRYFAMQTLTSEHDTLFNIDEHEMIMKLVLAKNSDEAIELLDKHLLSSMQSIETAIEAV